One window of Papio anubis isolate 15944 chromosome 10, Panubis1.0, whole genome shotgun sequence genomic DNA carries:
- the CTLA4 gene encoding cytotoxic T-lymphocyte protein 4 precursor, with product MACLGFQRHKAQLNLATRTRPYTLLFSLLFIPVFSKAMHVAQPAVVLANSRGIASFVCEYASPGKATEVRVTVLRQADSQVTEVCAATYMMGNELTFLDDSICTGTSSGNQVNLTIQGLRAMDTGLYICKVELMYPPPYYMGIGNGTQIYVIDPEPCPDSDFLLWILAAVSSGLFFYSFLLTAVSLSKMLKKRSPLTTGVYVKMPPTEPECEKQFQPYFIPIN from the exons ATGGCTTGCCTTGGATTTCAGCGGCACAAGGCTCAGCTCAACCTGGCTACCAGGACCCGGCCCTACactctcctgttttctcttctcttcatccCTGTCTTCTCCAAAG CAATGCACGTGGCCCAGCCTGCTGTGGTGCTGGCCAACAGCCGAGGGATCGCCAGCTTTGTGTGTGAGTATGCATCTCCAGGCAAAGCCACTGAGGTCCGGGTGACAGTGCTTCGGCAGGCCGACAGCCAGGTGACTGAAGTCTGTGCGGCAACGTACATGATGGGGAATGAGTTGACCTTCCTAGATGATTCCATCTGCACGGGCACCTCCAGTGGAAATCAAGTGAACCTCACTATCCAAGGACTGAGGGCTATGGACACAGGACTCTACATCTGCAAGGTGGAGCTCATGTACCCACCACCATACTACATGGGCATAGGCAATGGAACCCAGATTTATGTAATTG ATCCAGAACCGTGCCCAGATTCTGACTTCCTCCTCTGGATCCTTGCAGCAGTTAGTTCGGGGTTGTTTTTTTATAGCTTTCTCCTCACAGCTGTTTCTTTGAGCAAAATG CTAAAGAAAAGAAGCCCTCTCACAACAGGGGTCTACGTGAAAATGCCCCCAACAGAGCCAGAATGTGAAAAGCAATTTCAGCCTTATTTTATTCCCATCAATTGA
- the CTLA4 gene encoding cytotoxic T-lymphocyte protein 4 isoform X1 gives MHVAQPAVVLANSRGIASFVCEYASPGKATEVRVTVLRQADSQVTEVCAATYMMGNELTFLDDSICTGTSSGNQVNLTIQGLRAMDTGLYICKVELMYPPPYYMGIGNGTQIYVIDPEPCPDSDFLLWILAAVSSGLFFYSFLLTAVSLSKMLKKRSPLTTGVYVKMPPTEPECEKQFQPYFIPIN, from the exons ATGCACGTGGCCCAGCCTGCTGTGGTGCTGGCCAACAGCCGAGGGATCGCCAGCTTTGTGTGTGAGTATGCATCTCCAGGCAAAGCCACTGAGGTCCGGGTGACAGTGCTTCGGCAGGCCGACAGCCAGGTGACTGAAGTCTGTGCGGCAACGTACATGATGGGGAATGAGTTGACCTTCCTAGATGATTCCATCTGCACGGGCACCTCCAGTGGAAATCAAGTGAACCTCACTATCCAAGGACTGAGGGCTATGGACACAGGACTCTACATCTGCAAGGTGGAGCTCATGTACCCACCACCATACTACATGGGCATAGGCAATGGAACCCAGATTTATGTAATTG ATCCAGAACCGTGCCCAGATTCTGACTTCCTCCTCTGGATCCTTGCAGCAGTTAGTTCGGGGTTGTTTTTTTATAGCTTTCTCCTCACAGCTGTTTCTTTGAGCAAAATG CTAAAGAAAAGAAGCCCTCTCACAACAGGGGTCTACGTGAAAATGCCCCCAACAGAGCCAGAATGTGAAAAGCAATTTCAGCCTTATTTTATTCCCATCAATTGA
- the CTLA4 gene encoding cytotoxic T-lymphocyte protein 4 isoform X2 has translation MACLGFQRHKAQLNLATRTRPYTLLFSLLFIPVFSKAMHVAQPAVVLANSRGIASFVCEYASPGKATEVRVTVLRQADSQVTEVCAATYMMGNELTFLDDSICTGTSSGNQVNLTIQGLRAMDTGLYICKVELMYPPPYYMGIGNGTQIYVIAKEKKPSHNRGLRENAPNRARM, from the exons ATGGCTTGCCTTGGATTTCAGCGGCACAAGGCTCAGCTCAACCTGGCTACCAGGACCCGGCCCTACactctcctgttttctcttctcttcatccCTGTCTTCTCCAAAG CAATGCACGTGGCCCAGCCTGCTGTGGTGCTGGCCAACAGCCGAGGGATCGCCAGCTTTGTGTGTGAGTATGCATCTCCAGGCAAAGCCACTGAGGTCCGGGTGACAGTGCTTCGGCAGGCCGACAGCCAGGTGACTGAAGTCTGTGCGGCAACGTACATGATGGGGAATGAGTTGACCTTCCTAGATGATTCCATCTGCACGGGCACCTCCAGTGGAAATCAAGTGAACCTCACTATCCAAGGACTGAGGGCTATGGACACAGGACTCTACATCTGCAAGGTGGAGCTCATGTACCCACCACCATACTACATGGGCATAGGCAATGGAACCCAGATTTATGTAATTG CTAAAGAAAAGAAGCCCTCTCACAACAGGGGTCTACGTGAAAATGCCCCCAACAGAGCCAGAATGTGA